One genomic region from Osmerus mordax isolate fOsmMor3 chromosome 4, fOsmMor3.pri, whole genome shotgun sequence encodes:
- the si:dkey-103i16.6 gene encoding NAD-dependent protein deacetylase sirtuin-3: MSKPRPRWDKQASQPVVTRVTRSSSTKASETQLLQPQASGPSPDRVQPRKQTDSVLAQGLSQMTMSGQEAHPARKGRPFKTSSSNSGSSPAQGGESLGSKQRPHGPREGLASVARLVKLGRCKNVVVVAGAGISTPSGIPDFRTPGTGLYSNLKKYSIPYPEAIFNIDYFSEDPRPFFSLAKELYPGFHRPNYIHYFIRVLHHKGILLRMYTQNIDGLETVCGIPDDKLVEAHGSFATASCHLCYTPFPAKDAKSTIMSDQVPICTFCAGTVKPDVVFFGEDLPQKYFQHAADFPKADLLIVMGTSLQIEPFASLVNTVRPGVPRLLLNRDAVGPFLKTPLRRGDHVQLGDLADTVRTLADMLGWHSDVARLMRAQEDGAVSAMMVSSLSGDQRRASGLGRRGAPEPWGRRPPKSRPGVLASPSCSSEEGDSDSKSTVSSSPSN, from the exons ATGAGCAAGCCCAGGCCTCGCTGGGACAAGCAGGCTTCCCAGCCTGTCGTGACCCGGGTTACCCGCAGCTCCAGCACCAAGGCCAGCGAGACGCAACTACTCCAGCCCCAGGCTTCAGGGCCTAGCCCCGACCGTGTCCAGCCAAGGAAACAGACTGACTCTGTTCTGGCCCAGGGCCTCAGTCAGATGACGATGAGTGGACAGGAAGCTCATCCAGCAAG GAAGGGGAGGCCTTTTAAGACCAGCAGCAGCAATAGCGGTAGTTCCCCAGCCCAGGGGGGTGAGTCCCTGGGGTCGAAACAGCGGCCGCATGGCCCTAGAGAGGGTCTGGCTTCTGTGGCACGGCTGGTGAAGCTGGGCCGCTGCAAgaacgtggtggtggtggctggggctgggatcaGCACGCCCAGCGGCATACCGGACTTCAG AACCCCAGGAACCGGGCTGTACTCCAACCTAAAAAAGTATAGCATCCCTTACCCGGAGGCCATCTTCAACATTGACTACTTCTCCGAGGACCCCCGGCCCTTCTTCTCCCTGGCCAAGGAGCTGTACCCCGGCTTCCACCGGCCCAATTACATCCACTACTTCATCCGCGTGCTGCACCACAAGGGCATACTCCTCCGCATGTACACGCAGAACATCGACGGCCTGGAGACAG TGTGCGGAATCCCAGATGACAAGCTGGTGGAGGCTCATGGGAGTTTTGCCACCGCTTCCTGTCACCTGTGCTACACTCCGTTCCCTGCCAAGGACGCCAAG AGCACCATCATGAGTGACCAGGTCCCCATCTGCACGTTCTGTGCAGGCACGGTCAAGCCTGATGTTGTGTTCTTCGGAGAGGACCTCCCCCAGAAGTACTTCCAGCACGCAGCAGACTTCCCCAAAGCTGACCTACTCATCGTCATGGGAACGTCACTACAG ATTGAGCCATTCGCCAGCCTGGTGAACACAGTCAGGCCCGGAGTCCCTCGTCTGCTGCTGAACCGCGACGCCGTGGGCCCCTTCCTGAAGACGCCACTGCGGCGTGGAGATCACGTGCAGCTGGGCGACCTGGCGGACACCGTGAGGACGCTCGCGGACATGCTGGGCTGGCACTCCGACGTGGCCAGGCTGATGAGGGCGCAGGAGGACGGG GCCGTCAGTGCCATGATGGTGAGTTCTCTGTCAGGGGACCAGAGGAGGGCCagcgggctggggaggaggggggcccctGAGCCCTGGGGCAGGCGGCCCCCCAAGTCCAGGCCGGGGGTCCTAGCGTCCCCCAGTTGCAGCAGCGAGGAGGGCGACTCGGACAGCAAGAGCACAGTGTCGTCTAGTCCAAGCAATTGA